The following coding sequences are from one Musa acuminata AAA Group cultivar baxijiao chromosome BXJ1-6, Cavendish_Baxijiao_AAA, whole genome shotgun sequence window:
- the LOC103989130 gene encoding lysM domain receptor-like kinase 3, protein MDLLKIALAVSILLIVVSPSASSSTPLNCSDTTRVCTSFLAFKAGRSVPLSQIQSMFDVFPEDVTADEGSSPGYVFIRKNCSCLSNNEYLTNTTFTVREEVSSVYPVVAQSYQGLAFLPNMTLRAARAKAVVSLHLLCGCSSGLWNYLLTYVMEDGDSIESLSSRFGVSMDSIETVNGMSGPDGVVVGDVYYIPLNSVPGLPYSSDTGIAPSPAPALSPPLTTFSAKTVHQSAGFPYGWVFGSMGVSLVLIIVALFSFISFKSFNSRNETKDPDRPVSLKFHILRNTSFCCASGRYLCCKYGNLKSATGDAGSHHVNIPKGMVGDAFDMEKPIVFKHEEILSSTDNFSDTNLLGHGKYGSVYYGVLRDQEVAIKRMAALKTKEFMAEMKVLCKVHHASLVELIGYAATDDELFLIYEYAEKGSLKSHLHDPQNKGQTTLSWISRVQISLDAARGLEYIHEHTKNHYVHRDIKTSNILLDGSFRAKISDFGLAKLVAKTGDGEASTTKVVGTFGYLAPEYLRDGLATTKSDVYAFGVVLFELISGKEAITRTEGMVLSNSERRSLASIMLAALRNSPNSMSMGSLRDYIDPSLMDLYPHDCVYKMAMLAKQCVDEDPILRPDMKQVVISLSQILLSSVEWEATLAGNSQVFSGLVQGR, encoded by the exons ATGGATCTCCTCAAGATCGCGCTCGCCGTCTCGATCCTGTTGATCGTTGTCTCTCCCTCGGCGTCCTCGTCTACGCCCCTCAATTGCTCCGACACGACGCGCGTCTGCACCTCCTTCCTTGCCTTCAAGGCGGGCCGCAGCGTCCCCCTCTCCCAAATCCAGAGCATGTTCGACGTCTTCCCTGAGGACGTCACCGCGGACGAGGGCAGCAGCCCTGGCTACGTCTTCATCCGCAAGAACTGCTCGTGCCTCTCCAACAACGAGTACCTCACCAACACCACCTTCACGGTGCGGGAGGAGGTGAGCTCTGTGTATCCTGTGGTCGCACAGTCCTACCAAGGGCTCGCCTTCCTGCCCAACATGACCCTACGGGCCGCACGGGCCAAGGCCGTCGTGTCCCTGCACCTGCTCTGCGGGTGCTCCAGCGGGCTGTGGAATTACCTGCTGACCTACGTGATGGAGGACGGCGACTCGATCGAATCACTGTCGAGTAGGTTCGGAGTCAGTATGGACAGTATCGAGACGGTGAATGGGATGTCCGGTCCTGATGGGGTCGTCGTCGGCGACGTTTATTACATCCCGCTGAATTCTG TTCCTGGCCTGCCTTACTCTTCAGATACTGGAATCGCTCCTTCTCCAGCTCCAGCTCTCTCACCACCATTGACCACATTTTCAG CCAAGACTGTGCATCAATCAGCTGGTTTCCCTTATGGATGGGTTTTTGGGAGTATGGGTGTTTCTCTTGTTCTGATAATTGTGGCACTGTTCTCATTCATTTCTTTCAAGTCCTTCAATTCAAGGAATGAAACAAAAGATCCTGATCGGCCTGTGTCCCTTAAGTTCCATATTCTGCGGAACACTAGCTTCTGTTGTGCTTCAGGAAGGTATCTCTGCTGTAAATATGGGAATCTGAAATCAGCTACCGGGGATGCAGGAAGTCACCATGTCAACATTCCCAAAG GTATGGTGGGTGATGCATTTGACATGGAAAAGCCTATTGTCTTCAAGCATGAAGAAATACTTTCTTCTACTGATAACTTTTCTGATACAAATCTACTGGGCCATGGGAAATATGGTTCTGTGTATTATGGGGTCCTTCGAGACCAG GAGGTTgcaataaaaagaatggctgctcTGAAAACTAAGGAATTTATGGCAGAGATGAAAGTGCTCTGCAAGGTCCATCATGCTAGTCTG GTAGAATTGATTGGTTATGCTGCAACTGATGATGAGCTCTTCCTCATCTATGAATATGCTGAGAAGGGTTCACTCAAGAGTCATCTGCATGATCCACAAAACAAGG GACAGACGACACTATCTTGGATATCTAGGGTTCAAATTTCACTAGATGCTGCTAGAGGCCTAGAATACATTCATGAGCATACCAAAAATCATTATGTTCATCGGGACATCAAGACAAGCAACATCCTGCTTGATGGTTCTTTCAGAGCAAAG ATATCAGACTTTGGGCTTGCTAAACTTGTTGCAAAGACAGGTGATGGAGAAGCTTCTACTACTAAAGTTGTTGGAACTTTTGGGTATTTGGCACCAGA ATACCTACGTGATGGTCTTGCCACCACAAAAAGTGATGTTTATGCATTTGGGGTTGTCCTTTTTGAGCTAATATCAGGCAAAGAAGCAATAACAAGGACAGAAGGAATGGTTTTATCTAATTCAGAGAGACGTTCTTTGGCATCAATA ATGTTAGCTGCTTTGAGAAACTCTCCAAACTCAATGAGCATGGGAAGCCTGAGAGACTATATCGATCCCAGTTTGATGGATCTGTATCCTCATGACTGTGTCTATAAG ATGGCAATGCTGGCCAAGCAATgtgtggatgaagatccaatattaAGACCAGACATGAAACAAGTGGTGATTTCTCTGTCCCAAATCCTGTTATCTTCCGTCGAGTGGGAGGCAACATTGGCTGGGAACAGCCAAGTCTTCAGTGGCCTCGTACAGGGAAGGTAA
- the LOC135676866 gene encoding putative ABC transporter B family member 8: protein MDELKEGNQEAESRERRHENGVFTFVDWVDVVLMLLGTIGAIGDGCSINCLLLFASNVMNSLGYGKAQDNHPDFMHNVEKYCLYFVYLGSAVLVVAFMEGYCWSRTSERQVLRIRYKYLEAILRQEVAFFDSQEATTSEIINSISKDTCLIQEVLSEKVPLFIMHSSVFVSGLAFSAYFSWRLSLVALPLVLLLIIPGLIYGKYLLYLSHKSREAYAKANGITEQALGSIKTIYSFTAEKSIVERYAAILDKTVKLGIKQGIAKGLAVGSTGLSFAIWAFLAWYGGRLVMYHGESGGRIYAAGISFVLGGLSLGMALPEVKHFTEASVAAKRILERINRLPRIDAEDPTGIKLDGIHGEVEFDSVQFTYPSRPDTVVLKDFNLRVPAGETIALVGTSGSGKSTAVALLQRFYDVDVGTVRIDGVDIKKLQLKWLREKMGLVSQDHALFGTSIKENILFGKPDATMGEIYAAAMTANAHNFIRQLPEGYDTKIGERGALLSGGQKQRIAIARAIIKNPAILLLDEATSALDSESEKLVQNALDQASMGRTTLVVAHKLSTIKNADQIAVVDCGRIVEMGTHDDLINDRNSHYSRLVKLQRISSNIDQEPESFRPSSVTRSSASRLSLTRASPASFSVFSEDQPSTTSSSPAPSFSRLLAMNSPEWKQAIVGSISAIIYGSIQPIYAFSIGGMIAAFFLQDHAEMQAIIRRYSLIFSSLSVVSIIVNLSQHYNFAYMGERLTKRVRLRVLEKILTFEAAWFDEESHSSGALCSRLSNEASLVKTLVADRISLLVQTASGVVIAMSMGLIVAWKLALVMIAIQPSTMICYYAKKVVLSRVSVGMAKAQHISTQIAIEAVYNHKMVTSFGCADKVLGLFKQAQEEPLRASRKKSWVAGIATGSSPCLSFLSWALDFWYGGKLAQSGEISAGDVFKTFFILVSTGKVIAEAGSMTSDLAKGATAVASVFEVLDRQSLIPGSTNMDRQSDERKLKKIQGKIDIRKVDFAYPTRPQCPVLREFSLEVKAGASVGLVGRSGCGKSTVISLIQRFYDVDRGVVRIDNTDVRELDIIWFRGFTALVSQDPVIFSGSIRDNIAFGKPESSEEEIVEAARAANAHDFISSLKDGYDTDCGERGVQLSGGQKQRIAIARAIVRNPTILLLDEATSALDVQSERAVQEALDRIMVNRTTVVVAHRLNTIKKLDSIAFVGEGRVVERGTYAQLMSKKGAFFDLAALSA, encoded by the exons CAGATTTCATGCACAACGTCGAAAAG TACTGTCTGTACTTTGTCTACTTAGGATCGGCAGTCTTGGTGGTGGCTTTCATGG AAGGGTATTGCTGGAGTAGAACAAGTGAAAGACAGGTGCTACGGATCAGATACAAGTATTTGGAAGCTATTCTCAGGCAAGAGGTTGCATTCTTTGATTCACAAGAAGCCACCACATCAGAGATCATTAACAGTATCTCCAAGGATACTTGTCTCATACAAGAGGTCCTAAGCGAGAAG GTGCCTCTTTTTATCATGCACTCCTCGGTCTTCGTCTCTGGTCTGGCGTTCTCCGCTTACTTCTCGTGGAGACTCTCCCTGGTAGCATTACCGCTTGTCCTGCTTCTGATAATTCCAGGCCTCATCTATGGCAAGTATCTTCTCTACCTTTCGCACAAGTCCCGTGAGGCATATGCCAAGGCAAATGGGATCACAGAACAGGCTCTTGGTTCGATAAAGACCATCTATTCTTTCACTGCTGAGAAGAGCATAGTGGAGAGATATGCCGCTATCTTGGACAAGACTGTGAAACTAGGAATCAAGCAGGGTATTGCCAAAGGTCTTGCAGTAGGAAGCACCGGCCTGTCTTTTGCCATATGGGCTTTTCTTGCGTGGTATGGGGGCAGGTTGGTCATGTATCATGGCGAGAGTGGAGGCAGGATTTATGCAGCTGGAATCTCGTTCGTCTTGGGTGGACT ATCCCTCGGCATGGCACTCCCAGAGGTGAAGCACTTCACAGAAGCATCGGTCGCGGCAAAGCGGATACTGGAGAGGATCAACAGATTACCTCGGATCGACGCTGAAGACCCCACTGGCATCAAACTGGATGGCATCCATGGCGAGGTTGAATTCGATTCCGTCCAATTTACCTACCCATCGAGACCAGACACTGTCGTCCTCAAGGATTTCAACCTTCGGGTCCCCGCCGGAGAGACCATCGCGCTTGTAGGcaccagcggcagcgggaaatccACCGCCGTTGCGTTGCTGCAGCGATTCTATGACGTGGATGTGGGAACGGTGAGGATCGACGGTGTGGATATCAAGAAGCTGCAGCTGAAGTGGCTCAGAGAGAAGATGGGCTTGGTCAGCCAGGATCATGCGCTCTTCGGGACATCGATAAAGGAGAACATCCTGTTCGGCAAACCTGATGCCACCATGGGCGAGATTTACGCAGCCGCCATGACTGCGAATGCTCACAACTTCATCAGACAGCTGCCTGAAGGCTATGACACCAAG ATTGGAGAGCGAGGAGCACTTCTATCGGGCGGCCAGAAGCAGCGGATTGCCATTGCCAGAGCTATCATCAAGAACCCTGCTATCCTTCTCCTTGATGAAGCCACGAGTGCGCTCGACTCGGAATCAGAGAAGCTGGTACAGAATGCTCTCGACCAAGCTTCCATGGGAAGAACAACACTG GTGGTAGCTCACAAGCTCTCCACCATAAAGAACGCAGACCAAATAGCGGTGGTTGATTGCGGCAGGATCGTCGAAATGGGCACCCATGACGACCTAATCAATGACAGGAACAGTCACTACTCGCGACTGGTGAAATTACAGAGGATATCGAGCAATATCGATCAAGAACCAGAGAGCTTTAGGCCTTCTTCTGTCACGAGAAGCAGTGCGAGCCGCCTCAGCCTAACCAGAGCCAGCCCAGCATCCTTCTCGGTGTTCTCCGAAGACCAACCCTCCACCACGTCTTCTTCTCCTGCTCCGTCCTTCTCCAGGCTTCTCGCCATGAACTCGCCAGAATGGAAACAAGCCATAGTTGGCAGCATCTCAGCAATTATCTACGGTTCCATACAACCCATCTATGCCTTCTCGATCGGTGGCATGATTGCAGCATTCTTCCTTCAGGACCATGCTGAGATGCAAGCTATTATTCGTCGGTATTCCTtaatattctcctccctctcggtGGTGTCCATCATCGTCAACCTCTCACAGCACTATAACTTCGCATACATGGGGGAGCGTCTAACAAAAAGAGTCCGGCTACGGGTGCTCGAGAAGATTCTGACCTTTGAAGCAGCATGGTTCGACGAAGAGTCTCACTCGAGCGGCGCATTGTGCTCGCGATTAAGCAATGAGGCCTCCCTCGTCAAGACACTGGTCGCCGATCGCATATCCCTGCTGGTTCAAACCGCATCCGGCGTGGTGATCGCCATGAGTATGGGATTGATAGTAGCTTGGAAGCTTGCTCTGGTCATGATTGCCATCCAACCCTCGACGATGATATGCTATTATGCTAAGAAGGTGGTGTTGTCCAGAGTATCAGTAGGCATGGCGAAGGCCCAGCATATCAGCACTCAGATTGCCATAGAAGCTGTCTACAACCACAAAATGGTCACTTCATTTGGATGCGCAGATAAGGTGCTTGGACTCTTTAAGCAAGCCCAGGAGGAGCCCCTTAGAGCCTCGAGGAAGAAATCATGGGTGGCCGGAATTGCGACAGGAAGCTCGCCGTGCCTTTCTTTTCTGTCATGGGCATTGGACTTCTGGTACGGAGGGAAATTGGCACAGTCCGGTGAGATATCGGCTGGAGATGTGTTCAAGACGTTCTTCATCTTGGTAAGCACCGGCAAGGTGATTGCCGAAGCCGGTAGCATGACTTCCGACCTGGCCAAGGGAGCAACTGCAGTAGCTTCGGTGTTCGAGGTGTTAGATAGACAGTCCTTGATTCCAGGATCTACCAAT ATGGATCGTCAAAGTGATGAAAGGAAGCTGAAGAAGATACAAGGGAAGATCGACATTAGGAAGGTGGATTTCGCGTACCCGACGAGGCCGCAGTGTCCCGTGCTGCGAGAATTCAGCTTGGAGGTGAAGGCAGGGGCGAGCGTCGGGCTGGTCGGCAGGAGCGGCTGCGGGAAGTCGACCGTCATCTCTCTGATCCAGAGGTTCTACGACGTCGACAGAGGAGTCGTCAGAATCGACAACACAGACGTGAGAGAACTGGACATCATCTGGTTCCGGGGATTCACCGCGCTCGTCAGCCAAGACCCTGTCATCTTCTCCGGCAGCATCCGCGACAACATCGCCTTCGGAAAGCCGGAATCCTCCGAGGAGGAGATCGTTGAAGCCGCAAGAGCCGCCAATGCGCACGACTTCATATC ATCGCTGAAGGATGGATACGACACTGACTGCGGGGAGCGAGGAGTGCAGTTGTCAGGGGGGCAGAAGCAGAGGATCGCAATAGCGAGAGCCATCGTGCGCAATCCCACCATACTGCTGCTGGATGAGGCCACCAGCGCACTGGATGTGCAGTCCGAACGAGCAGTGCAGGAGGCCCTCGACCGGATCATGGTGAACAGGACCACCGTCGTGGTGGCCCACCGCCTCAACACCATCAAGAAGCTCGATTCCATTGCTTTCGTAGGGGAAGGGAGGGTGGTCGAGCGTGGAACCTATGCTCAGCTGATGAGCAAGAAGGGAGCTTTCTTCGACCTCGCTGCTCTATCTGCATGA
- the LOC135676867 gene encoding hexokinase-2-like — MGKVALTTAVVGAAAACAVAALVVRHRMRSSGRCARAAALLKELEERCATPLGKLRQVADAMMVEMHAGLASEGGSKLKMLISYVDKLPTGDETGLFYALDLGGTNFRVLRVQLGGKEQRVVKKEPKEVSIPPHLMVGGSDELFDFIASALAEFVASEGEDFHIPVGRQRELGFTFSFPVRQTSIASGTLIKWTKGFNIEGTVGEDVVAELTRAIERQCLDMRVSALVNDTIGTLAGARYYDNDVIVGVILGTGTNAAYVERAHAIPKWHGLLPKSGEMVINMEWGNFRSSHLPTTDYDQTLDTESLNPGEQIFEKLISGMYLGEILRNVLLRLANEAALFGDSVPPKLETPFILRTPVMSAMHHDNSPDLKVVGTKLKELLGIPNTSLKTRKVVVQACDIIAKRGARLAAAGIVGILKKIGRDSAAKDGGDTPRTVVAIDGGLYEHYNIFSECLRSTVKEMLGEEASASVVIKLANDGSSIGAALLAASHSQYLDVEES; from the exons ATGGGGAAAGTGGCGTTGACGACAGCGGTGGTGGGCGCCGCGGCGGCGTGCGCGGTGGCGGCGCTCGTCGTGCGGCACCGGATGCGGAGCTCGGGCCGGTGCGCGCGTGCCGCGGCCCTGCTCAAGGAGCTCGAAGAGCGGTGCGCCACGCCCCTGGGGAAGCTGCGGCAGGTGGCCGACGCGATGATGGTGGAAATGCACGCCGGGCTCGCCTCCGAGGGCGGGAGCAAGCTCAAGATGCTCATCAGCTACGTCGACAAGCTCCCCACCGG GGATGAGACAGGattgttttatgctttagaccTTGGAGGAACCAACTTCCGTGTCTTGCGTGTACAACTAGGAGGAAAGGAACAGCGTGTTGTCAAGAAAGAACCTAAGGAGGTTTCAATTCCACCCCATTTAATGGTTGGAGGCTCAGAT GAACTGTTTGATTTTATTGCTTCAGCTTTAGCAGAGTTTGTTGCTTCTGAAGGTGAAGATTTTCACATTCCTGTCGGTAGACAGAGGGAACTTGGATTTACCTTCTCTTTTCCAGTGAGGCAAACTTCTATTGCATCAGGCACCCTTATTAAATGGACAAAAGGTTTCAATATTGAGGGCACG GTTGGGGAAGATGTGGTGGCGGAATTGACCAGGGCCATAGAAAGACAATGTCTTGATATGCGAGTTTCAGCACTG GTTAATGATACAATCGGGACATTAGCTGGGGCAAGATACTATGACAATGATGTAATTGTTGGTGTGATATTAGGCACTGGTACAAATGCAGCCTACGTAGAGAGAGCCCATGCGATACCTAAGTGGCATGGTCTCCTACCCAAATCAGGAGAGATG GTTATCAACATGGAATGGGGGAATTTCAGGTCATCTCATCTTCCTACGACAGACTATGATCAAACATTAGATACCGAGAGCTTAAACCCTGGTGAACAG ATTTTTGAGAAGTTGATCTCTGGAATGTATCTGGGAGAAATTTTACGTAATGTGCTTCTGAGATTGGCTAATGAAGCTGCCTTGTTCGGAGATAGTGTTCCACCAAAACTTGAAACCCCATTCATACTAAG GACCCCAGTCATGTCAGCCATGCATCACGACAACtcacctgatcttaaagtagttgggACTAAACTGAAGGAGCTCTTGGGG ATCCCTAACACTTCCCTCAAGACAAGAAAAGTGGTAGTCCAGGCATGCGACATCATTGCCAAGCGTGGGGCTCGCTTGGCTGCTGCTGGCATCGTTGGTATCCTGAAGAAGATTGGGCGTGATTCTGCAGCCAAGGATGGTGGTGACACTCCGAGGACGGTTGTTGCCATCGATGGTGGGCTCTATGAACACTACAACATATTCAGCGAATGCTTGCGAAGCACGGTGAAGGAGATGCTTGGAGAAGAGGCCTCGGCTTCTGTTGTCATCAAGCTGGCCAATGATGGGTCAAGTATCGGAGCAGCTCTCCTTGCAGCTTCCCACTCTCAGTATCTAGACGTCGAAGAGTCCTAA